In one window of Cytophagaceae bacterium ABcell3 DNA:
- a CDS encoding sterol desaturase family protein, whose protein sequence is MKEAKENTPTLLHPYILSYLGPLSFFSISSLVFLIQHGFSLIQIGALFFSGLLIWTLLEYLITRYTLHTSKPGAIWSIVHHHIMHHKYPQEIKYISMPLSVIGIVFLTLFIIALLTFQIAGLAMVSGVAMGYFLYIIIHFLSHFNTLPENGLLKPILSSHFLHHAKYPHKSFGISTTLWDYVFGTLAPKEILYNPDPASVTVKEKSYQLVEVCDAETERAFLSVPKVIYQKDPNWIPPLASEIKAIFDPLKNPYFTHGDICRWILTDQQGVVSGRIAAFIDFNKMHEDGKTIGKIGFFECINKYEAAETLFNKATAWLQEHHQVKIIEGPANFGENDKFWGLLTEGYTPPSYGMNYNPPYYKDLFEKYGFKTAYNQLTNHLDLKNGLPERFKKIAERVNQNPRYTFRHFEYEHTDRYAKDFVNIYNEAWADFQNFSPMSETYLKNSLNEIKAVVEPSFIWFAYVDERPAALLVAMPDANEVLKYVKGNLNTIGKLKFLFYKKLKGFTCARVIIMGVIPQYQCLGLESALILNAYKAGERLPQYKSVQLAWVGDFNPKMIAIHKAMGAIADKKHATLRKHL, encoded by the coding sequence ATGAAAGAAGCAAAAGAAAACACCCCTACCTTACTTCACCCATACATTTTAAGCTATCTTGGCCCACTTTCTTTCTTTTCAATTTCCTCGTTAGTTTTTTTAATCCAACACGGATTCAGCCTTATACAAATTGGCGCACTGTTCTTTAGTGGTCTTCTTATTTGGACTTTACTGGAATATCTAATCACACGATATACCCTTCACACTAGTAAACCCGGAGCTATATGGAGCATCGTACATCATCACATTATGCACCATAAATACCCCCAAGAGATAAAGTACATATCCATGCCACTTTCTGTCATAGGCATTGTCTTTTTGACATTATTTATTATCGCATTGCTGACTTTTCAAATAGCGGGTCTAGCAATGGTAAGCGGGGTGGCCATGGGGTATTTTCTATACATTATCATTCATTTTTTATCGCATTTCAACACATTGCCCGAAAACGGTTTGCTAAAACCAATTTTATCGAGCCACTTTCTCCACCACGCAAAATATCCTCATAAATCCTTTGGGATAAGCACCACCCTTTGGGACTATGTTTTTGGCACTTTAGCCCCTAAAGAAATTTTATACAATCCAGATCCAGCCTCTGTAACAGTAAAAGAAAAATCTTATCAACTAGTTGAAGTATGTGATGCAGAGACAGAGCGTGCATTCTTATCTGTACCAAAAGTTATTTATCAAAAAGACCCCAACTGGATACCTCCCCTAGCCTCTGAAATAAAAGCAATTTTCGATCCTTTAAAAAACCCATATTTTACACATGGCGATATTTGCAGGTGGATACTAACAGATCAACAGGGGGTTGTATCGGGAAGAATAGCGGCATTTATAGATTTTAATAAAATGCATGAGGACGGAAAAACGATTGGAAAAATAGGTTTTTTTGAATGCATAAATAAATATGAGGCAGCCGAAACTTTGTTTAACAAAGCAACAGCATGGCTTCAAGAACACCATCAAGTAAAAATCATTGAAGGCCCGGCAAACTTTGGTGAAAATGACAAGTTTTGGGGTTTGCTAACGGAAGGGTACACCCCACCCTCCTATGGCATGAATTATAACCCGCCTTATTATAAAGACTTGTTCGAAAAATACGGTTTCAAAACAGCATACAACCAATTAACAAATCACCTGGATTTGAAAAATGGGCTACCAGAACGATTTAAAAAAATAGCAGAACGAGTTAATCAAAATCCACGTTATACTTTTCGCCATTTTGAATATGAACACACAGACCGATATGCTAAAGATTTTGTAAATATATACAATGAAGCTTGGGCTGACTTCCAAAATTTCAGCCCTATGTCTGAAACTTACCTTAAAAACTCCCTAAACGAAATCAAAGCAGTGGTAGAACCATCATTTATATGGTTTGCCTATGTAGATGAAAGGCCGGCCGCACTACTAGTGGCCATGCCAGATGCCAACGAGGTGCTCAAATATGTAAAAGGCAATTTGAATACTATAGGGAAGCTAAAGTTCCTATTTTATAAAAAACTGAAAGGATTCACCTGTGCAAGGGTAATAATAATGGGCGTGATACCTCAATACCAATGCTTAGGCCTAGAGTCAGCCCTTATATTAAATGCTTATAAAGCAGGAGAACGACTGCCCCAATATAAATCCGTGCAGCTAGCTTGGGTGGGAGACTTCAATCCCAAAATGATTGCTATACATAAAGCTATGGGAGCAATTGCAGACAAAAAGCATGCAACATTGAGAAAACACCTTTAA
- a CDS encoding hemolysin III family protein yields MNNLPHSSNIEELFNSISHGIMALIAVAGLVLLVYCGVKSSEQYAVLSSVIYGASLLSLFGASAVYHAVRKAKLKHKFRILDHANIYLLIAGTYTPVVLLVVGGVTGWVIFAIQWIMALVGIVLKLFFTGRFEIASVVMYAIMGWMIVFKIDYLYAELPDTGFWLLVSGGLVYTFGIVFYLFDHKIPFGHFVWHLMVMTGSALHFLLIAVYVI; encoded by the coding sequence ATGAATAACCTGCCGCATAGCTCTAATATAGAGGAATTATTTAATAGCATTTCCCATGGGATAATGGCTTTGATTGCGGTGGCAGGTTTGGTGTTGTTAGTTTATTGTGGCGTAAAGAGCAGTGAGCAGTATGCTGTTTTAAGCTCTGTAATTTATGGTGCTAGCCTCCTCTCGTTATTTGGCGCTTCAGCGGTTTATCATGCAGTTCGAAAGGCAAAACTTAAACATAAATTTCGAATTTTAGATCATGCAAATATTTACCTGTTAATCGCTGGTACTTATACACCCGTTGTGCTGCTTGTTGTTGGAGGGGTAACTGGATGGGTGATTTTTGCCATTCAATGGATAATGGCTTTGGTGGGAATTGTTCTGAAACTGTTTTTTACTGGACGCTTTGAAATAGCCTCTGTAGTTATGTATGCTATAATGGGGTGGATGATCGTGTTTAAAATAGACTATTTATATGCAGAGCTTCCCGATACAGGGTTTTGGTTGTTGGTTTCAGGAGGCCTGGTGTATACTTTTGGTATAGTGTTTTATTTATTTGATCATAAAATTCCTTTTGGTCACTTTGTGTGGCATCTCATGGTAATGACCGGTAGTGCCCTTCATTTTTTGCTCATAGCTGTTTATGTTATTTAG
- a CDS encoding Crp/Fnr family transcriptional regulator, with translation MKAPLQTCENCQHRKDSVFKGCDIEKVADMDQHKSCFMYKKGQIIFHEDGFPSGLYCIHSGKVKIAKSNSEGKEQILRLAKQGDIIGYRSLVAGTPYSASGVVLEDALVCFFSKEYFENNLLYTSPVSMEISKLMSVELGKAEERMTHMALKPVRERLAEALLLLHRTFSQDNTECTSINILREDLANIVGTTKETAIRFLSEFKNDKIISSRGSNIVILDLERLIQISKMYD, from the coding sequence ATGAAAGCTCCTCTTCAAACATGTGAAAATTGTCAGCATAGAAAAGATTCTGTTTTCAAAGGGTGCGATATAGAGAAAGTTGCCGATATGGATCAACATAAATCCTGCTTTATGTATAAGAAAGGTCAAATAATTTTTCATGAGGATGGCTTCCCTTCGGGATTATACTGTATTCATAGCGGCAAAGTAAAAATCGCAAAGAGCAACAGCGAAGGCAAAGAGCAAATTTTGAGGCTTGCAAAACAAGGTGATATCATCGGTTATCGCTCATTGGTTGCAGGTACACCATACTCTGCTTCTGGCGTTGTCCTGGAAGATGCCTTGGTTTGTTTCTTTTCTAAAGAATACTTTGAAAATAATTTATTGTATACATCTCCTGTAAGTATGGAGATTTCCAAACTTATGTCTGTGGAGTTAGGTAAGGCAGAAGAACGTATGACACACATGGCTCTAAAGCCGGTTAGGGAGCGGTTGGCTGAAGCACTTCTGTTGTTGCACCGGACTTTTAGCCAAGACAATACAGAGTGTACTTCTATAAATATCCTTCGTGAAGACCTGGCCAATATTGTTGGAACCACCAAAGAAACAGCGATAAGGTTTCTTTCTGAATTTAAAAATGACAAAATAATTTCTTCCAGAGGGAGCAATATTGTCATACTAGATCTGGAAAGATTGATTCAAATAAGTAAAATGTATGACTGA
- a CDS encoding VWA domain-containing protein has translation MEFDQVIFKKIYDVYKSIRYKKDPAEEARTVLLEPLKPRLTLLARALTGVPVNIYSAEREGGWKNDIMLLPVSYNRCETIEQNTDFYIFRTFYLAKQREIGLNWQKPGEYTPEESRKKALESSPMVLEALFDDFPNLVPIHKVIQKAEDVYAQSKEEPVDYSFLYGRWMYAEPPTVVEKNYIPDELKKPEPQDEESKKPLTEIKAKPSDDVKTIEVDREKMDDYCLTHNFEKVETADEFDGVWRQMDGDDSLQEDQEALNELNLKFTVRVDDPAHSVYQAEFSSHGVMNETVTIHPEDIVYSYDEWNFSKRSYRKDYCQVYYNYHSESSPDYYNGTLMKSRNLIEQMVRLLNKINNEYEAVKNRKDGEDVDFDAVADNYSELTGRRSPSENLYISKSKKNKDVSVLLLLDTSLSSDSYTGDRRILDIAKESAIVLGESFERLGIEFQIDSFSSRTHNHCTYKTVKDFKQPWNVGKTKVASLEPEGYTRIGPALRHAGALMKKASGTKKWIILFSDGKPNDYDKYEGQYGIEDVKKSLQELNNDKIYTSALAIETQARYYLPLMFGHQCYDILPSPNCLPISMAKFYKKLINV, from the coding sequence ATGGAATTTGATCAGGTAATATTCAAAAAAATATATGATGTTTACAAAAGCATCAGATATAAAAAGGATCCTGCTGAAGAGGCACGTACTGTATTGCTTGAGCCTCTAAAACCTAGGCTTACCTTACTGGCACGTGCCTTGACAGGAGTTCCTGTAAACATTTATTCTGCCGAAAGAGAAGGCGGCTGGAAAAATGACATCATGCTTCTGCCCGTGAGCTACAACAGATGCGAAACCATTGAGCAAAACACGGATTTCTATATTTTCAGGACTTTTTACCTTGCCAAACAAAGGGAGATCGGATTAAACTGGCAAAAACCTGGGGAATATACTCCTGAAGAATCAAGAAAAAAAGCGCTAGAATCTTCTCCAATGGTACTGGAGGCTTTGTTTGACGATTTTCCAAACCTTGTCCCAATACATAAAGTTATACAAAAAGCTGAAGACGTATACGCTCAAAGCAAAGAAGAGCCTGTTGACTATTCATTCCTTTATGGACGATGGATGTATGCAGAACCACCTACTGTTGTAGAAAAAAATTATATCCCAGATGAACTAAAAAAACCTGAACCGCAGGACGAGGAATCAAAAAAACCGCTCACTGAAATTAAAGCAAAACCTTCAGATGACGTCAAAACAATAGAGGTAGACAGAGAAAAAATGGACGACTACTGCCTCACCCATAACTTTGAGAAAGTTGAAACTGCCGACGAGTTTGATGGTGTATGGCGACAAATGGACGGTGATGATTCTTTGCAAGAAGACCAGGAAGCCCTGAACGAGCTAAACCTAAAGTTTACGGTTAGGGTAGACGATCCTGCGCATTCGGTTTATCAGGCAGAGTTTTCTTCGCATGGGGTGATGAACGAAACGGTAACGATCCACCCAGAAGACATTGTCTATAGTTATGATGAATGGAATTTCTCAAAAAGGAGCTATAGAAAAGATTATTGTCAGGTGTATTACAACTACCACTCTGAGTCATCTCCGGACTATTACAACGGCACATTAATGAAAAGTCGCAACCTCATTGAGCAAATGGTAAGGTTGCTTAACAAAATAAACAACGAGTATGAGGCGGTAAAAAACCGGAAAGATGGAGAAGATGTAGATTTTGATGCAGTAGCAGACAATTACTCCGAACTGACCGGCAGGCGTTCTCCTTCTGAAAACTTATATATTTCAAAGAGCAAAAAGAACAAGGATGTATCTGTGTTGCTTTTATTGGACACAAGTCTTTCCAGCGATTCCTATACTGGCGATAGAAGGATTTTGGATATAGCCAAAGAGTCTGCCATTGTTTTGGGAGAGTCTTTTGAGCGGCTAGGTATCGAGTTCCAAATAGACAGCTTCAGCTCAAGAACGCATAACCACTGTACCTACAAAACGGTTAAGGACTTCAAACAACCGTGGAATGTAGGAAAAACAAAAGTAGCTTCATTAGAACCAGAAGGCTATACTCGTATTGGCCCGGCGTTAAGACATGCAGGAGCTCTTATGAAAAAAGCTTCCGGCACTAAAAAATGGATCATCCTTTTTAGTGATGGAAAGCCTAATGACTATGATAAATATGAAGGACAGTATGGGATTGAAGATGTAAAAAAATCTCTTCAAGAACTAAACAATGATAAAATATATACTTCGGCATTGGCCATCGAAACTCAAGCCAGATATTATCTGCCTTTAATGTTTGGGCACCAGTGCTATGATATTTTGCCATCACCCAACTGTTTACCAATATCTATGGCAAAGTTCTACAAGAAGTTAATCAATGTGTAA
- a CDS encoding CbbQ/NirQ/NorQ/GpvN family protein produces the protein MKITQRPYYKQTGKESEVFRHAFTNKLPVLIKGPTGSGKSRFIEHMAWELEQELFTIACHEETSATDLIGRYIIKGAETVWIDGPLTKAVKNGAIIYLDEIAEARPDVIVAIHSLTDHRRSLFIDKLGEEIQASEKFMLVASYNPGYQKGMKELKPSTRQRFIAMHFNYPDPITEAEIIQRETQVSEETAKKLVKVGAKIRNLTELGLMETVSTRLLVDAAKLMNSGLPPRLSADVSIVQPLTDDDTTGTALRDIISLSF, from the coding sequence ATGAAAATCACACAGAGACCATATTATAAGCAGACAGGCAAAGAATCGGAAGTATTTAGACATGCCTTTACGAATAAACTACCGGTACTTATAAAAGGCCCAACAGGCTCTGGCAAATCCAGATTCATTGAACATATGGCCTGGGAGCTGGAACAAGAACTGTTCACCATTGCTTGTCACGAAGAAACATCAGCCACTGACCTTATAGGCAGATATATTATAAAAGGTGCGGAAACCGTATGGATTGACGGCCCGTTAACCAAAGCAGTAAAAAATGGTGCCATTATTTACCTCGATGAAATTGCAGAAGCCAGACCTGATGTAATTGTTGCCATCCACTCCCTCACGGACCACAGAAGGAGCTTGTTTATTGACAAACTTGGAGAAGAGATACAAGCATCGGAAAAATTCATGCTAGTAGCATCATACAACCCGGGCTACCAAAAAGGCATGAAAGAACTAAAACCTAGCACACGCCAGCGGTTTATAGCCATGCATTTTAACTATCCAGACCCTATTACGGAGGCTGAAATTATCCAAAGAGAAACACAAGTTTCTGAAGAAACAGCTAAAAAACTGGTAAAAGTAGGTGCTAAAATCAGAAACTTGACTGAGCTCGGTTTAATGGAAACAGTATCAACCAGACTCCTTGTAGATGCTGCCAAACTAATGAATTCAGGCCTTCCGCCACGGTTGTCGGCAGATGTATCTATCGTACAACCTTTAACGGATGACGACACTACCGGAACTGCTTTAAGAGACATCATATCCCTTTCGTTCTAA
- a CDS encoding cbb3-type cytochrome c oxidase subunit I, with amino-acid sequence MKYKSQKVAYWFFVSCMALLALQIIYGFIMGFARIGYDVLHDWVPFNAARATHTNLLVVWLLTGFMGAAHYIIPEESQREIWSVKLAYVQLISLLVVGVIAIGGFHFNWWEGRKFLEIPRPLDYLVVVNVLAFLFNILMTVWKGNRFTTTSIVLTMGLLFAALLYLPGMIWFDNQTVDSFFRWYVVHLWVEGVWELIMGGILAYLLIKITGVDREVIEKWLYVIVGLTFLSGILGTGHHYYYIGTPSYWLWIGGIFGFLEIFAFLGMAVFAVVMYSKSGRNHPNKLALFWTLGCAITSFIGAGLLGAAHTLPQVNMYTHGTLVTAMHGHLAFWGAYAMLVLAIIAYAMPLMTGRKIYYNKIGIFAFWLSNIGMFGMTAALAVAGVAQVYLERIMGMDFLVVQKEVEIHFVVMLICAAIFTTGITLYIINFFKYGKPNEEALEGPDPIESDTPKKSFNSDVEVATV; translated from the coding sequence TTATCATGGGATTTGCCCGTATTGGTTACGATGTCCTCCACGATTGGGTACCGTTCAATGCAGCGAGGGCAACACACACCAACTTACTAGTCGTATGGTTACTGACTGGCTTTATGGGGGCCGCCCATTACATTATCCCTGAAGAATCTCAAAGAGAAATATGGTCGGTAAAGCTGGCTTATGTACAACTTATATCACTTCTTGTGGTTGGTGTCATTGCTATTGGGGGTTTCCACTTCAACTGGTGGGAAGGTCGTAAATTCTTAGAAATACCTCGTCCGCTTGACTATCTGGTAGTGGTCAATGTGTTGGCATTCCTGTTCAATATATTGATGACCGTCTGGAAAGGAAACAGGTTTACCACCACAAGTATCGTACTTACTATGGGTCTTTTATTTGCAGCCCTTCTTTACCTGCCGGGCATGATCTGGTTCGACAACCAAACAGTAGACTCTTTCTTCAGATGGTATGTTGTTCACCTTTGGGTGGAAGGTGTATGGGAGCTTATTATGGGTGGTATCCTTGCTTACCTTCTTATCAAAATTACCGGGGTGGACAGAGAAGTTATTGAAAAATGGCTTTATGTAATTGTAGGCCTTACTTTCCTTTCTGGCATTTTAGGTACAGGTCACCACTACTATTATATAGGTACTCCGAGTTACTGGTTATGGATTGGGGGTATATTCGGTTTTCTTGAGATATTTGCTTTTCTGGGCATGGCCGTCTTCGCAGTGGTTATGTACAGCAAAAGTGGCAGAAACCATCCAAACAAGCTAGCACTATTCTGGACACTAGGTTGTGCTATTACCTCTTTCATCGGCGCTGGTCTTCTTGGTGCAGCACATACCCTGCCTCAGGTAAACATGTACACGCACGGTACGCTAGTAACTGCCATGCACGGACACCTTGCCTTCTGGGGAGCTTATGCAATGCTGGTTCTTGCCATTATTGCTTATGCTATGCCTCTAATGACAGGAAGAAAGATTTACTACAACAAAATAGGAATTTTTGCTTTTTGGCTATCTAATATCGGCATGTTTGGCATGACTGCCGCACTTGCAGTAGCTGGTGTGGCTCAAGTTTACCTTGAAAGAATAATGGGTATGGATTTCCTTGTAGTTCAGAAAGAAGTGGAAATTCACTTTGTAGTAATGCTTATATGTGCAGCCATATTTACAACAGGTATCACTTTATATATCATTAACTTCTTCAAATATGGAAAGCCTAACGAAGAAGCATTGGAAGGTCCAGACCCTATAGAGTCTGACACCCCAAAAAAGTCCTTCAACTCTGACGTTGAAGTTGCTACAGTTTAA